In Oncorhynchus keta strain PuntledgeMale-10-30-2019 unplaced genomic scaffold, Oket_V2 Un_contig_1510_pilon_pilon, whole genome shotgun sequence, the genomic stretch atacatacactaccagcctactgatatgaatacatacactaccagcctactgatatgaatacatacagtaccagcctactgatatgaatacatacagtaccagcaccagcctactgatatgtatgcatacagtgcattcggaaagtattcagaccccttgactttttccacattttgttacgttacagccttattctaaaatggattaaattaaaaacgttcctcatcaatctacccacaataccccataatgacaaagcaaacgcatggttttagaaatgtttaaacATTTATGAAAAAACGTAAAacaaatgccttatttacataagtattcagaccctttgctatgagactcgacattgagcatcttgtttccattgatcatccttgagatatttcttcaacttgattgttgtcaacctgtggtgaattcaattgattggacatgatttggaaatgcagacacctgtctatataaggttccacatttgacagtgcgtttcagagcaaaaaaccaagccatgaggtcgaaggaattgtccgtagatctgCACGAAAGGAAAAATTCACAAGCTGGTTAAATGGCGGCACCCGCTCGGTCTGCGTCAACAGACTTCAGTGCAGACAGTGTGGATGCAGCAGGGAGACAATTTTACGGTTGCACTACTGCTTTGAAACCAAATGTAATGATTGTGTTTTCTACATGTGTAATAATATTGACACATTCCGTTTGTGTTCATCTATGGTGTGAACAGGAAATACAATTGTTTTTTGAAGTAAAACAGTGAATAAAGGTTATTAACGAAAATATCACAGTGTTGCCTAAAACAAACCTTGTACTAAATGGTTTTTGAGTCATTTACCCATTTATCTACTACAGGTTAAGttttagctcaaaagtattgtggagctcctgcacctcctGCACCTacagagaacaagtatttgatacactgccgatttgcaggttttcctacttacaaagcatgtagaggtctgtaatttttatcataggtacacttcaactgtgagagacggaatctaaaacaaaaatccagaaaatcacattgtatgatttttattttgcattttattgcatgacataagtatttgatcacctaccaaccagtaagaattccggctctcacagacctgttcgtttttctttaagaagccctcttgttctccacctgtattaactgcacctgtttgaactcattacctgtataaaagacacctgtccacatactcaatcaaacagactccaacctctccacaatggccaagaccagagagctgtgtaaggacatcagggatcaaattgtagacctgcacagggctgggatgggctacatgacaataggcaagcagcttggtgagaaggcaacaactgttggcgcaattattcgaaaatggaagaagttcaagatgacggtcaatctccctcggtctggggctccatgcaagatctcacctcgtggggcatcaatgatcatgaggaaggtgagggatcagccctgaactacacggcaggacctggtcaatgacctgaagagagctgggaccacagtctcaaagaaaaccattagtaacacactacgccgtcatggattaaaatcctgctcAAGCTAGCGCAtctccaggcccatctgaagtttgccaatgaccatctggatgatccagaggaggaatgggagaaggtcatgtggtctgatgaaacaaaaatagagctctttggtctaaactccacttgccgtgtttggaggaagaagaaggatgagtacaaccccaagaacaccatcccaaccgtgaagcatggaggtggaaacaacATTCTTTGAGGatacttttctgcaaaggggacaggacgactgcaccgtattgaggggaggatggatggggccatttATCGCGAGATTAAGGCCaaaaacctccttccctcagtaagagcattgaagatgggtcgtggcttggtcttccagcatgacaacgacccgaaacacacagccagggcaactaaggagtggctccgtaagaagcatctcaaggtcctggagtggcctagccagtctccagacctgaacccaatagacaTTCTTTgggggagctgaaagtccgtattgcccagtgacagtcccgaaacctgaaggatctggagaaggtctgtatggaggagtgggccaaaatccctgcaaacctggtcaagaactacaggaaacgtatgatctctgtaattgcaaacaaatgtTTCTGTACCACATATTAAGTTCCGCTTTCCTGATGTagcaaatacttatgtcatgcaataaaatgcaaattaattacttaaaaatcatacaatgtgattttctggatttttgttttagattctgtctctcacagttgaagtgtacctatgatttaaaaaaaattacagacctctacatgctttgtaagtaggaaacactgccgattttgcaggttatcaaatacttgttctccccactgtaaatataaacagtaccggcaCCCAAAATGAGCATTGGCAACTATTTCAGTCCAAATGAATTGAATTAGATAATTGAACAAGgaaaaaatataatatatttaaTAGAGAATAAAGAAAGTGTCAGTTCTGTCaaaaaataacttttttgtcTGCTTCTCTTATACTACTTGCTGACTCAGGTATGAGGCCAGTAACATCAACACTGAGGAcaaacccagcctgcctctctccttccaaactgagtccaaacctacagtcactgggtcctgattgtgacagtggagcccagtttgcactgcaggatccagagatggcatcagtgaagctggaagactgcagtcaaacactggagctgaatgtcaacattaaagatgaagaagaggaggagattgGGACATCTGTTAATCATGGTAAAAGCATGTTCTATCTAATATTTTTGTTCGTTACAACTTCCCACTGTGTATGAAAAGTTTCTGTAGAACTGTTTCAT encodes the following:
- the LOC127906015 gene encoding uncharacterized protein LOC127906015 isoform X2 — its product is MASVKLEDCSQTLELNVNIKDEEEEEEIGISVSHGMRPVTSTLRTNPACLSPSKLSPNLQSLGPDCDSGAQFALQDPEMASVKLEDCSQTLELNVNIKDEEEEEIGTSVNHGDHVETFSTSREQQQEDHRAKRSHPCPHCM